The sequence below is a genomic window from Pyrobaculum sp. 3827-6.
TCTGCTGTGAGGGACTTGTTCCGCCTAGCCGCCTCCAACAGCCCTTCTGACATACTCTAAAACAGCCTCGGCGTTTTTTATACACCTCTCGGCGTCGGCCGCGCGGTAGTGGGCGTGGGGCGGGCCCCACGGCCACGCGTTTGGGTATCTGCTGGGGACGTAGTGGCGGTCGAGCTCCTCCGCGGCTTCGCGTAGCGCCGGGGGAGGGGCTAGGCCGAGCCTCTCCGCCTCCAGCACCAGCGCCAATACGCTGTGGGACCTCGCGTATCTCCCGCTTTTCGCAATAAGGAGGGCCTTCAGCGCCTTCTCAGCCGCCTGCTGGGCAAGGAAGCAGGCCTTGGCGTATCTCCCAAGCCTCACGAGGTCAAGCGCCGCGGCTAGGTCGTCCTCCGCGTCGCTCAGCCAGTCGGCCCACCTCTCCCAGCTCACAGCTAAAGCCGCCGCATGGATTTATATACACACGCCCCACCTCTTTAAACACTACACTCTTGTGGAGAACTGGCTCGCTCTAAGGCCTCTGAGAGGGGAGTAGGTGGGAAATACCCCCTATGTCCCCCGAGCGCCCCGGGCGACACTGCTACCTGGCTTTCTCCAAGGCGCACACGGGCGGAGCCGCGCCCTAGGGGTTAGCGATGTGAGAGGATCCCAGCTGTCCGTACAGAAGATTTTAAACTTGTCATACGTACATGGATGTGGAGATATTGGAGAGACCTCTTCCGAAGCCCTCCTCCGAGGATTACGTATCGGCGCGTCTTCTTGAGGCTTTGGTGGAGGCGGGCCTCGCTCTCGAGTACCTCCGCCGCGGCCTCGTTAGAAACGCCGCCGGCAAGGCCTTCCAGGCGTGGAAGGCGTTTATGGCCGCCTTATTGAGGCTAGAGCTGGATAAGCTGAAGACGCTGGTCAAAGGCGACGAGGAGAGGCGTTGGCTAGAGACGACGGGTGTTTCCCGGGTGCCGACTTCTAGGTTGATGGCTTTGTCTAAAATGCTGAGTGATGTGGGGTACAGCGGGATTTACTTTGTCGCCAACACCGCTCTTAATCTCCACGAGTATCAGTACCACGGCCCCGATCCCGACATGGCGTGGACCAAGTACCGCACACGGGAGGAAGCCGCAGTGGCTGTGGTGGAGCCGTTGAGAGAAGTTGCAGACAAAGCCGAGGTTTTGAAGGCCAGAGTGAAGTGGGGCGACGAGCTGGAGAACGCACTTAAAAGTCTTAAAGAGGCCTTGGCGAGTTATACCAAGAGGTCTGTCCAGCGGTGAGGGCTCCCTCTCGTAGGTGGATCTTTAAAAACTGCATGGGGCCGCCGCCGGGATTTGAACCTTAACCCGACCTCGCGGGTCGTCGGGTCAACGGGACCACAACCCGCCATCCTAACCGCTAGACTACGGCGGCTCAGTTGGCCCCATCTATCAGTTTATAAATTTTAACCCACAAACCCGGAGCTACGTCTGCCTCCTAGCAACTAGACGGCGCCTGGCGGCCAGGACGCCTGCAGTGGCGACGGCCGCCGCGGCTACGTAGGTAAGCACCTGCGGGGTTGGCTGGGTCTCCGGCTTGGGGGTGGAGCTTCCAGTCTCCGCCACGCGGCGCGCGGCGGTGTGGTTAGGCGCTGCTACCGAGAGCACCAGCCAGTTGCCGCCTGCGACGTAGATATGCCCCTGGCTGTAGACGGCGCCTCTCACCACTGTAGCGTGGCCTTTCACGGCCCTGGCCAGGTCTGTGAATGGGACATAGCTCCTAACTCCCCACCCACCTGGGGGTATGGTGATGAGTTTGAAGTCCTCGGTTGCTAGGTAGAGGACTCCGCCAAGGTAGGCGGCTCCCCTCGCCGTGTCCGCTCCTATCCAAGTCCTCGCCAGCTCGCGGCCATCTTTGCTGTACTTCACCACGTATCCCGTGCCGTAGACGTAGGCGTTGCCCTCGTCGTCGAAGACCACGCCTGTGGGGGACGTGGATAGATTAGCTCCGAGCGCCTCTACCCTCCTCAGCTCCCCGTCTAGAATTTCGACGGTCCACGGAGCCCCGCTTCTGGCGCCCACCACCCATATCTCCCCCGTGGCCGGGTTCACGCCTATGCCCACGGCTCTGTCCACCTCGCCTAGGCTGGAGGCTGTGTACACAGCGAGGAGAGTCAGGTCGTCTAGGCTCCTCTTCTCGACGCGCCAGCGCGAGTTTCTGCCCAAGTACTCGGCGCCGGCCACGTAGATGTACCTCCCGCCCACCGCCACCGCGTAGGGAATGCCCGCCACATCCTCCACCTCCAGCTTCATAAGCGTAAGGTTTGGACCGAACAGCAGGATGGACCACCTGCCGTGGCCATCCCCCACCGCCACCAGCTTTCCCCCCGCCGCGGCGCAGGCCCACAGCTCGCCGAATCCCCCAGGCCAGCTCCACGTCTTAACCAAAGCCCCGTCCGCCTTCCGGAGCATCTCCACGTGCCACATAGGCGTGCTCCCATTAGGCCTCTGCCCCACCGCGGCGTAGCCGACAACGTAGATGTGTTGCCCCGCCTCGCAGAGGGCTAGAGAGGAGCCGTTGGGTAGAGGAGGCTGGTACGTCCACACCACCTCTGCGCCGGCCAGCGCCAGGACGGCCACCGCAAGCAACGCCGCGCCCACTCTAAAAATCCCCATGACCCCTCAACCGAGTTTAAATATAGAGCTATGTCTTGTCTAGGATGTAGAAGGTTTTGCCTCTTTTGACGATTCCGGCGGCGAGTCCGACTAGCTCGAGTAGGGAGGCGAGCCAGACGTCTAAGACGTAGCGCCTGGCCTTCAAGCTCCCGTAGAGGTACACCGCGGCGTATACGGCGGAGACTAGCAACGGCGCGCTGGGGCCGTAGAGCCACGTGGAGGGGGCCGCCGTCCAGAGGGCGAAGCCGGCGGCTATAAGGCCTATGTAGGGGGCGTTTTTATACCTCGCCGCGTCTCTCAAGGCATTGGCCCACCTGGCCCTCTGCCTCACGAAGTCGGCGAGGGAGTTCGGGCTTCTAATCGACACGCGGGTGGCCGACTGGAAGGTCTTGTAACGCCTCCTCAGCAACTCCATGGCGAAGCGGAAGTCCTCGGTGACGGTGTCCCCCATGGCGGGCCAGATCTCTCTCAACACATCTCCCCTCACCATGAGGAGCTCGCCGTGCATGCCGAACACGGGCCTCCTCAGCACCTCCAGAGCGAAGCGGTACACCGTCACGTCGTGGAACCACCTAACCCAGTCCAGGGCGTAGGCAAGCGGCGACCTCCCCGGCCTCGGCACCAAGACGCCGTTGCCCGCCACGTAGCCCCTCTCGCCGTAGTAGGCAATGTCGCTGAGGAACCGGGTGTCTAGGGGGTAGCTGTCGTCGTCGAGAAAGACGTACCACACGTCGGGCCTGGCGTAGTTCTTCACAAACCACCTAACCGCGCGGTACTTAGAGCCGTCCTCCTCCGGCGGCACCACCAACACGCTACGCAGGGGGAGGGGCCGCGACGAGACAACCACGTACCTCAGCCCCAGCCTCTCCAGCTGGGCCACCGTCTCCAACAGCGCAGGAAGGACCCGGCCGTCGCCCACCGTGACCACCACGACGAGGTAGTTCTCGACGGGCGGCGCCCGGCGCCCCCTCACCCTCTTCACAGCTCCCAGCGCCATTATAAAGGCGTAGAACCCCCCGATGATATTCGGAACGAGGTAAAACACCACATAGTCAATAGCCATGAGGTGGACATAGCCGGGTTATAAATGAGTTGCCCATATGACAGTCGTCTACAACGGTGCGCATAGGAGAGGGGAGACCCGCGGCGTCTGGCCGTCGGCGCCGATTTCGCCGGCGGCGCCAGACGGGGAGGCCCGC
It includes:
- a CDS encoding HEPN domain-containing protein, yielding MSWERWADWLSDAEDDLAAALDLVRLGRYAKACFLAQQAAEKALKALLIAKSGRYARSHSVLALVLEAERLGLAPPPALREAAEELDRHYVPSRYPNAWPWGPPHAHYRAADAERCIKNAEAVLEYVRRAVGGG
- a CDS encoding PaREP1 family protein; the encoded protein is MDVEILERPLPKPSSEDYVSARLLEALVEAGLALEYLRRGLVRNAAGKAFQAWKAFMAALLRLELDKLKTLVKGDEERRWLETTGVSRVPTSRLMALSKMLSDVGYSGIYFVANTALNLHEYQYHGPDPDMAWTKYRTREEAAVAVVEPLREVADKAEVLKARVKWGDELENALKSLKEALASYTKRSVQR
- a CDS encoding glycosyltransferase family 2 protein, with the translated sequence MAIDYVVFYLVPNIIGGFYAFIMALGAVKRVRGRRAPPVENYLVVVVTVGDGRVLPALLETVAQLERLGLRYVVVSSRPLPLRSVLVVPPEEDGSKYRAVRWFVKNYARPDVWYVFLDDDSYPLDTRFLSDIAYYGERGYVAGNGVLVPRPGRSPLAYALDWVRWFHDVTVYRFALEVLRRPVFGMHGELLMVRGDVLREIWPAMGDTVTEDFRFAMELLRRRYKTFQSATRVSIRSPNSLADFVRQRARWANALRDAARYKNAPYIGLIAAGFALWTAAPSTWLYGPSAPLLVSAVYAAVYLYGSLKARRYVLDVWLASLLELVGLAAGIVKRGKTFYILDKT